The sequence below is a genomic window from Coffea arabica cultivar ET-39 chromosome 4c, Coffea Arabica ET-39 HiFi, whole genome shotgun sequence.
TTATATGCTTTCTGCTCCTTGGCTTATTTGCTTAGGAAGGCATTGAGATTACCAACTCGTAGTTGAACTTTTATGCTAGTATGAGTATTGAATATTTCAAACGCAACTAGGAAGTCATTTGTACTTTTCAACGTCCCCTATTTCCTTATCTTGAGTCTATCTAGTAATAAAATAGGCTTTCAATATTTTTACAACGTGGAACTTTAACAATGGTCTTAAATTCGACCAGTAATTCAAAGTAATTGATGCCAGCAAAATGTTCCTTGGTTGGAATTCGTATATTTGCCCAACTATCtttcctcctttttcttttctttccaataacaaaattttattacaaaaCTCACTAAAAATCATCCAAGACTCAACAAAATTAGTAGTTTCAGCATAATGTACAAATTCATGTTAAACTTTATTAATCTCACGTGAAATCCAATTAACAACAACGTTTGAAAAACTTGATAAGAAAATACGCAAATCCTCAATTATCAAACCTAAAATAGAGAAAACATCCtctctaatttttattttttttataacaataaTATTTGTATAATGTAATCTATCttattctataaaaaaaaaagagtctaaAGAAGTTGTATAAAGGTTAATAGGTATACAAATTTAACTAAATCAATGAAATACTTTAATAcctcatttatatattttttcattaCAGGTGAATTTGAATTCCTAACTTACAGCTCAAAGAAGTACCGAGTCTTTTTTTGATGGCCGAGGCAAAGCTTAGTGGTTTCCTCTATAGTTTTTATTACCCTACCTATCCTTTTGCTTTCCGTGAAAAGAAAAGCACACTATTAGTCAATTTTAGGTGTAACACACTATTTTCTTTTGCACAAGGTGATTGATAACTATTTTCTTTTAGCACACTATTTTCTTTTGCACAAGGTGATTGACAACTTGCCACGCTTGTGCTAAGTACAGGACATAGGAAATGAAAGCTGGATTACACAGTGCAACGTGCAAGCCAATACGTGCTCTGATTTTGTAAGTACTATAATTGGTCAAAAATGAAGCATGTCTCATGTCTCACACTTTGTACTCCTTCCTGGTATTTCTGATACAGGGTACAAGAATCCAGCAACGCCCCATgacttttgtcccaaaattgaGCTGTTTCCTGCTGTGTCTGTTGGGCTTCGCGTCTGTTGGAATCTATTCTTTGCACTCTGCAGTACTACTCGTAGCTAGTGCTCAATGCTCAGTCTTTTTTCAAAGCCAGTTGAATGGCTTTTGTTAATTCACAAACCtaaattccaagaaaatcacaaaaaattggCAACTCTTGAGATTCCTCGGAAGACTTATAAACTAACCCAAATCTCCTCTCAACCTTGACATGGAATAACCTCCAAGCAAAATAGCTGCTGTTAAAATCCAAAGAGACCCCACTAACCCCGATCCAAGCGTTTGTCTTCCTTCAAAGCCAGTTGAATGACTTTTCCAAAGCCACTAATCCCCGCTCAGTGCTCAGTCACTGAGTATTGTTTTCTGCGCATGACATTAGATTAGATAATGTGGTCCAATAGTCCAAACAGAACCAaatttgtcggtctaagtcactgACAAGTCATGGCATTTTCCTTTTGGTCTTCATTTTTTTAAGTGTAAATTAATCCAGCCGCTAACCAAGTTGCAAGCTTAACTCTTCTAGGTGAAATCTTTTACATCAAGGGCATGTTTTTGCAGGTTAAATTTCTCTCAAAATTGTCTAACAAAAAAATGGACGTTTGAAGGGATGGTACTTTGTTAGCATTAGTTGCCAACTAATTAAAAGGATATAATTGTGTTAATAACCGATTCAAAGCATAATTGTGTCTGAATCTAAATGATTCATGTTCTTTAGAAGGAAACTTTAATCTAGTGATCGTATGTTCATGACTGACTACtgtattttttttcatattatgATTCAAATGCACACAAATTAACAGAGAATTAATAATCCATTAAAAATATTTCATGGGTCTTGGATATTAGGAATTTTCCTGCTTGTATTATGGAGAAGAATAGATGTTTAACATTCGATATAAAAGTTTTATTATCTGGTATAGAGTGGCATTTTCACATTTTCATCCCGTGCAGAAAAATGGTTCCATTAGTAATTTTTGTTAATAATTATTTGTCTAGTTAAAAAAAGAGGGATGGGgtttaaaagaaaaagcacAAACAACATTTTATTTTGTAGACTATATTCTTATGGGATTCTCAGAAATGTAATGAGTATAAATTCACTTTGTCTGCCAGCATTGATTTTCTTCCTCTGCAAAGTAGACATGAAAGTGACATGCTCTCAAATATTGAGATTATGGTAACAGGGCTTAAGATTATACAGTTTTATATTTAACCAAACTAGAAAAGATCTGCAACATGGCCAATGTCGTAGTAACTTGAAGAAAGATTCCTTTTTTTCACATCCATTTAGACCTAATCTGTCTGCACATTAGATCCATTTCTTCACTAAAATATATGCATGGACTGAGATATTCTCTGCCAGACTTGATTAATAGTCAAACACAAACAAATCCATCTGCATTATGTAGCCCAACCTTATTCTGGTCAAACCGagttttttcaagaaaaaccagagaagaaaaaggaaaatcctAGAAGCCAATGCTTGTCTTCTTCTATTTATGTCCTCTTCTTCAAAGGAAAATCCCACAAGCCAACACAGACTTGTCTTTCTCGTATCAGCTGAAAATGGACAAAATGGTCAAGATCAGTAGTCCAACCATCCTATTCTCCTTCTTGTTCTTATCAGCTTTGTctttcaatgtaagttgttctCTTCTGTAGTACTGCCAAGACCCCTCTTCTACATTAGCCTACATTTTTCTAACAAGGGTACGGTCTGTTTTTCTTGCAGGTTTCATTAGCTAAGGAAAGTCCTCTAACAGCAAGAGCTTCATTGATTCGGTATTGGAACAAACACATTTCCAACTATCTTCCAAAACCACATTTTCTTCTCTCAAAAGCTTCACCACTCTCCATTGTTGACTCAGCTTATTTCACAAAACTTGCAGCTCAGAAGGCTCTTTCTTCTCACCTCTCTTCCTTCTGTTCCTCAGCAAACCTGTTTTGTCTCTTCGATGAAAAAGACGCCCTAACCAACTCAAAGAAAGATGCCGACTTTGCCTTTTACACCAACAAGCACTTTGCTAACTATGGATCCTCTCGTCTTGGAGGGATTGACATGTTCAAGAATTACTCAAATGGAGTCAATTTCGCCACCGGCTCATTCGCGCGGTATAGCCGAAGCTCAAATGATCTCCATGAAGACTTCACAAGCTATGCAGATGATGGAAATGTTGCAAATGCAAACTTCACATCTTATGGCTCGGGTGCCAGAGGTGGCTCGGGAGAGTTCAAGAATTATCTTCCTCGTGTCAATGTACCGGATCTTCGGTTCACTTCTTATGATTCTGATGGTAACAATCACAAACTCTCGTTTTCTAGCTATGTGGATGATACAAATTCTGGCAGTCAAGCTTTCACTAACTATGCTAAGAATGGAAATGGTGTCCCTCTTGATTTTACTAGCTATGGTGATACTTCTAATGTTATTGGATCTGCATTTAGTGGATATGGTGAGTTGGGGAATGCAGCAAATGATTCTTTCAAGGCTTATGGCAGGAATGCTAACAATCCTAGTAACAATTTCAAGAATTATGGATCTGGTGGAAATAGTGGAATTGATAGTTTTATGAGCTACAGAGATTCAGCCAATGCGGGCACGGATACTTTCCAATCTTACGGGAGAAGTTCAAATTCGGAGACGGCCAATTTTGTGAATTATGGGAAGTCATTCAACGAAGGAATTGATACCTTTAAAGAATATGGCAAAGGTGCTAAAGGTCAGTCAATAGGGTTCAAGATTTATGGTGTGAATAATACCTTTAAAGATTATGCCAAAAACGGTGTCGCATTTGCTCTCTATACCAAGCCAAGCTCTAGCAAAGGGGACGACACCTCAAAGATCAATAGCAAATCTGTGAATAAGTGGGTAGAAGAGGGCAAATTCTTTAGGGAGTACATGTTGAAGGAGGGAACCATTATCAAAATGCCCGATATTCGTGACAAGATGCCTAAGCGGTCATTTTTGCCCCGGCTTATTTCATCTGAATTACCATTTTCAACCAATGAGTTATCGGCGATTAAACGAATTTTCCACGCATTGGATAATTCGACTCTCGAGCGCGTCATAGTCAACGCTTTGGAGGAATGCGAACGAGCCGCCAGCCGAGGTGAGAGCAAGCGGTGCGTTGGCTCGGTCGAGGACATGATTGACTTCGCCGTGTCAGTTTTAGGCCGCAATGTGGTGGTGAGGACAACGGAAAATGTGCGTGGATCAAACCAACATGTCATGATCGGAAAAGTGCAAGGAGTCAACGGTGGAAGAGTGACAAAATCAGTTTCTTGCCATCAGAGCCTGTACccttacttgctttattattgCCATTCTGTTCCAAAGGTAAAGGTCTATCTGGCAGACATTCTTGACGTTGTCGGCAAGACCAAAATCAATCATGGTGTTGCCATTTGTCACATTGACACGTCTGCTTGGAGCCCAAATCATGGGGCATTTGTTGCACTGGGTTCTGGTCCTGGGCTAATTGAGGTTTGCCATTGGATCTTTGAGAACGATATGACTTGGACCATCGCTGATTGATTACCAATTTGCAGGATTTCATTCTATAGTTACTTCTAGGGACACAATCTCCTAATAATTAATAATGAAGTTTTGTTTGATCATATGGTTTTACCActatttgtttgttttattggGATTTGTCTCCTTCATGTATTAACTTATGCTAGTTCAACATTTCAATAAGTTAAAGATGGTAATACATGCATTGATTTAGAATTTTAAAGGGAAAACAATACATTTCGGCCTTATTTTTGAAATCTTAATCATTGTGGTCCTTCATCGATCTATTACCATGTATCAATTTTGTTCCTTATTTTTATAAAACTTGATAAACGTAGGACCTTTGACAGTAAATTGGATAAAATCTAACAAACAGATCGCGTGAGCACCATGGTGCATTGTTAAAACAACAATATATCAAGTGACCAATTTGGTAAggtatttttaaatatttaattaatatGGTTCCTTAGTGACATGAAATCAATTTTCTCtcttaaattataaaaattgggCCAAAGTGATAGTTTTATTGCAAAATTAAGAGTCACTAATACAGTTGAGAGACCAATTTTGAGCTTTCGAGCCAAGGTGGGAAGAAGATGTAAAAACTTTCACAATTCTAAATAACTTATAAAACTGGTAAAACCCCAAACACTTTACAAGAAgataattttaaaagttttaaacGTAGAAATTTAAATGAAACTATTTACCTTAAAAAATCTCATACAACATGTTAATCGCAAGATtataaatttttctatttttttcttagttAAATGTCATGAAAATATGTAGCAAAAGATGAAAAAGACATGTTTAGACTTATGTTTAACAAAGTACAAAAAACTTATTTTACTTATAAAAGAGTTTGAGTGAGTTTTGGACTTTGAGGGATTTAATAATTGTTTAgcatttttggaatatttaatgAAGCAAATGATACGAAAACCATAAAAAATCTCTCATCTTCGTTAGCAAGTTattaaaatttaagaaaaaattgaTTCTATATGGTACTAAGGGGCCATATtggcttttttttaaaaaaaaaaaaaaaattttttttgtagccCAAAAAGGGTGGATTTAAGAAACAAGGCgagaaaatggtgatttgaATCCAGGACCTCTAGATATTAGGCTAATTTACATAATGGTTAAAACTTTAAAAAAGGACCCAATTAGTTTGTTGTTTTTAACAATACACGTGCTACTCACTTGACTTTTAGGCTAGTTTGTTCGAAGTTTTTATAGTGATAAATCTTTACAAAGACAAGAGATTAAATTGGTACACACTAGCAAATGAGTGACTACATTAGTAAGGACTCTAAAAATAAGGGACCAAAATGATtagttttcttgaattttaagtagttttctcttttcttctttgatgGTAGTTTGCCCTAGCCATGAAAGAGCGAACTTAAAGTGTTCTCTATGACGGAGGCAAAGGGTGACTAGCAACCGCGGGTGCTGCCTAACTTCTGAGCAATTGCAATTTTACTTATGTATCTTAACTCCTTATTATTTTGCCCCTTCGAAAATCTTGGTGAACTTTCTTGCCCTTAAGCTTCTCCCTtgattttttcctcaaaaatattgtggttctttatcctttttacatttattt
It includes:
- the LOC113739513 gene encoding polygalacturonase 1 beta-like protein 2 encodes the protein MLVFFYLCPLLQRKIPQANTDLSFSYQLKMDKMVKISSPTILFSFLFLSALSFNVSLAKESPLTARASLIRYWNKHISNYLPKPHFLLSKASPLSIVDSAYFTKLAAQKALSSHLSSFCSSANLFCLFDEKDALTNSKKDADFAFYTNKHFANYGSSRLGGIDMFKNYSNGVNFATGSFARYSRSSNDLHEDFTSYADDGNVANANFTSYGSGARGGSGEFKNYLPRVNVPDLRFTSYDSDGNNHKLSFSSYVDDTNSGSQAFTNYAKNGNGVPLDFTSYGDTSNVIGSAFSGYGELGNAANDSFKAYGRNANNPSNNFKNYGSGGNSGIDSFMSYRDSANAGTDTFQSYGRSSNSETANFVNYGKSFNEGIDTFKEYGKGAKGQSIGFKIYGVNNTFKDYAKNGVAFALYTKPSSSKGDDTSKINSKSVNKWVEEGKFFREYMLKEGTIIKMPDIRDKMPKRSFLPRLISSELPFSTNELSAIKRIFHALDNSTLERVIVNALEECERAASRGESKRCVGSVEDMIDFAVSVLGRNVVVRTTENVRGSNQHVMIGKVQGVNGGRVTKSVSCHQSLYPYLLYYCHSVPKVKVYLADILDVVGKTKINHGVAICHIDTSAWSPNHGAFVALGSGPGLIEVCHWIFENDMTWTIAD